From a region of the Candidatus Zixiibacteriota bacterium genome:
- a CDS encoding CHAT domain-containing protein has protein sequence MNALARTFLRTGQADPAQYEQLAETCNDLVRSLAQTSTRKAEKTACRFVEVSKPIGGVMHSSALRALGWACSVGGKYEASLENYLAARKMLRNAPVMQARIDRILIDVYMYLGQYAQARRRAHLAIERFKKEGLRADQAKTEVNLGNLLHRQDRHSEARRYYQQATDYFVEAGNDLAAAICRYNLANTQVQLFEFEQAEENYRRAEECFSKAGYELYAVDCRNGMAWLQMLRGNYHVALRELNACQEGYRKVSQPRGLVLCLLDKAEAYLGLNLLPDARRAAMDAARRAHTLKIDYEYAKAKFFAAKAAFAMGHAGEARRHLQPALKLFAGNENHGFLASAQLLEAQLDGRLHKGLVQKAWAGFDRAQLPLWKAICDLHLLQNKTANDKLLHRLAANPAVKSVPYLSACRHTLLGDHLAGRGRMKQAVEHWTAAADILDSVRAKLPPLDLRSSFMKDRTDPYLRLVDAEAKERPQHAAAWSERYMTAGLWTAIDETHHDNPARRRAEESLVALAGQVTALAGRVDGAMGQRQAPASMNHGGFIALQRKVRENLAALEHQTAATLDPMKEIIGRMQTTSIGRTIIQMHRLGDDLIACVHHNGVSRVHRYERGHQTIDKLLGQWRFLISRQLFNGTAESTRDIADEQTYLERAGAWLLEPLDLPGSGKLLLIPEGRLTNLPWQALMIDGKHLVDRYTLTLAPSLRHFQHARQLRINSPKQVVMIGRTDGLKYVDQELAGLPSKNEDTEWLSPCHRAAVPDRSSARLWHYTGHASLRSDNPFYSALELEDGPMFAADFRLRHNRVGLVMLAGCRTGQQSSLPGEESSGLVRSMLEMGARNVIASHWAVVDQSAALWMNRFYEYYNAGRSASTAARRSAIDVREQYRMACHWAAFSVFGAG, from the coding sequence ATGAACGCGCTCGCTCGCACATTCCTGCGCACCGGTCAGGCTGACCCGGCTCAATATGAGCAGCTAGCCGAAACCTGCAACGATCTCGTACGCAGTCTGGCTCAGACCTCCACACGCAAGGCAGAGAAAACGGCGTGTCGTTTCGTCGAGGTCAGTAAACCGATAGGCGGAGTGATGCACAGCAGCGCTCTGAGAGCTCTTGGCTGGGCTTGTTCGGTCGGCGGCAAGTATGAGGCTTCGTTGGAAAATTACCTGGCTGCAAGGAAGATGCTTCGTAACGCTCCGGTGATGCAGGCTCGTATCGATCGTATTCTCATTGATGTGTACATGTATCTGGGACAATACGCGCAGGCGCGGCGCCGGGCTCATCTGGCAATTGAGAGATTCAAGAAAGAAGGCCTTCGAGCGGACCAGGCCAAGACCGAAGTCAATCTGGGCAATTTGTTACATCGGCAGGATCGCCATTCCGAAGCCCGTCGCTACTATCAACAGGCGACCGACTATTTCGTCGAGGCAGGTAACGACCTGGCGGCTGCGATCTGCCGTTACAATCTGGCCAACACCCAGGTTCAACTTTTTGAGTTCGAACAAGCCGAAGAAAATTACCGCCGGGCCGAGGAGTGTTTCTCCAAAGCCGGTTATGAGCTTTATGCCGTTGACTGTCGTAACGGTATGGCCTGGCTTCAGATGCTGCGCGGGAATTATCATGTCGCATTGCGCGAGTTGAACGCCTGTCAGGAAGGTTACCGCAAAGTTTCCCAGCCCCGTGGACTGGTGCTCTGTCTGCTGGACAAAGCGGAGGCTTATCTCGGTCTTAACCTACTTCCGGATGCTCGACGCGCAGCAATGGATGCCGCCCGCCGGGCGCATACGCTCAAGATCGACTATGAGTATGCCAAGGCGAAATTTTTCGCGGCCAAGGCGGCGTTTGCAATGGGTCATGCCGGGGAAGCCCGACGACATCTCCAACCGGCGTTGAAGCTGTTCGCCGGAAACGAGAATCATGGTTTCCTTGCCTCGGCACAATTGCTCGAAGCTCAGCTAGATGGCCGCCTTCACAAAGGTCTCGTGCAAAAAGCATGGGCCGGTTTCGATCGAGCGCAACTACCGCTCTGGAAGGCCATCTGCGATTTACATTTACTTCAGAATAAAACAGCAAACGACAAATTACTTCATCGTCTGGCTGCCAATCCGGCGGTGAAATCGGTGCCTTATCTGTCGGCTTGCAGACACACCCTGTTGGGCGATCATCTGGCGGGTCGCGGGCGGATGAAACAAGCGGTCGAGCATTGGACCGCCGCCGCCGACATTCTCGATTCGGTGCGCGCCAAACTGCCGCCGCTCGATTTACGCTCATCGTTCATGAAGGATCGAACCGATCCGTATTTACGTCTGGTCGATGCTGAAGCCAAAGAGCGACCTCAGCACGCCGCGGCCTGGAGCGAGCGGTATATGACAGCCGGATTATGGACGGCGATCGATGAAACCCATCATGACAATCCGGCGCGACGCCGAGCCGAAGAAAGCCTGGTGGCGCTGGCCGGCCAGGTAACGGCTCTCGCTGGTCGAGTCGATGGAGCCATGGGACAACGGCAAGCTCCCGCTTCCATGAATCACGGCGGTTTCATAGCGCTGCAACGTAAGGTGCGAGAAAACCTGGCCGCGCTTGAACATCAGACGGCTGCGACGCTCGACCCCATGAAGGAAATCATCGGCCGGATGCAAACCACTTCGATCGGACGAACGATCATTCAGATGCACCGACTCGGCGACGACCTGATCGCCTGCGTTCATCATAACGGCGTCAGCCGGGTGCATCGTTACGAACGAGGGCATCAGACTATCGACAAGCTACTGGGGCAATGGCGGTTTCTTATCAGCCGCCAGCTTTTCAACGGGACGGCAGAGAGCACTCGTGACATCGCGGATGAACAGACCTATCTTGAACGTGCGGGAGCCTGGCTGCTCGAACCGCTGGATTTACCCGGAAGCGGAAAACTTCTGCTGATTCCCGAAGGCCGCCTGACCAATCTCCCCTGGCAGGCACTCATGATCGACGGTAAACATCTGGTCGACCGTTACACTCTCACCCTGGCCCCGAGCCTGCGACATTTCCAGCATGCCCGCCAATTGCGGATAAATTCACCCAAACAGGTGGTAATGATCGGCCGCACCGATGGTTTGAAATACGTCGACCAGGAACTGGCGGGGTTGCCCTCAAAGAATGAGGACACCGAATGGTTATCCCCTTGTCACCGGGCCGCTGTTCCTGATCGCAGTTCGGCGCGGTTGTGGCATTACACCGGTCATGCCTCACTTCGCAGCGACAATCCGTTTTACTCCGCCCTCGAGCTGGAGGACGGACCGATGTTCGCAGCCGACTTCCGTCTTCGGCATAACCGAGTGGGTTTGGTGATGCTGGCGGGGTGCCGGACCGGACAACAGTCGAGTCTTCCGGGAGAAGAATCCTCCGGACTGGTGCGTTCGATGCTCGAAATGGGAGCTCGCAACGTGATTGCCAGTCATTGGGCGGTGGTTGATCAGTCCGCCGCACTTTGGATGAATCGTTTTTATGAATACTACAATGCCGGTCGGTCGGCCTCCACCGCCGCTCGCCGGTCCGCCATAGATGTAAGAGAACAATACCGGATGGCCTGCCATTGGGCGGCATTTTCGGTTTTCGGTGCAGGTTGA
- a CDS encoding sigma-70 family RNA polymerase sigma factor yields MVPSNDEIWQRVCEGDADAWRTLVYRYEALVYTVARRAGLSVSDAEDCAQYTWWMLYRSRHHIKDPRGLTKWLIRTTRRRSWRMVQSAQRSQQAHDEIPDVKPTPLPDADLEQLERQADLEMAMLQLDERCRKLLHALFFEPQDKSYSDIAKELNIPANSIGPIRSRCLARLRKIMKQLGLS; encoded by the coding sequence TTGGTACCTAGCAACGACGAGATATGGCAACGGGTATGCGAGGGGGACGCCGACGCCTGGCGCACGTTGGTATATCGCTACGAAGCATTGGTTTATACCGTCGCACGCCGCGCGGGATTGAGTGTCAGTGATGCCGAAGATTGTGCGCAGTATACCTGGTGGATGCTTTACCGTAGCCGCCATCATATCAAAGATCCCCGCGGGCTGACTAAATGGTTGATTCGTACCACCCGTCGTCGTAGTTGGCGTATGGTGCAGTCCGCGCAGCGCAGTCAGCAGGCTCACGATGAAATCCCGGACGTCAAACCAACACCGCTGCCCGATGCCGACCTGGAACAGCTTGAACGACAAGCTGATCTCGAAATGGCGATGCTCCAGCTCGATGAGCGTTGCCGCAAACTTCTGCATGCTCTGTTTTTCGAGCCACAGGATAAAAGTTACAGCGACATCGCCAAAGAGCTGAACATTCCCGCCAACAGTATCGGGCCGATTCGCTCTCGTTGTCTCGCTCGGCTGCGCAAAATAATGAAACAGCTCGGGCTCAGTTAG
- a CDS encoding outer membrane beta-barrel protein, giving the protein MLRILITTLFIGLILATSVASEESDSFLQSHQAGARVGAWINLGDSPPESGIITVNDVATGSYETNINDGAAYFEAFYGHRLSRHWMIEAALGVVNRGSVTLGETDGATDIGNLSIYDLQASAKYYPIRIGARIHPYVQLGGTFIVGRRAVQFTNSSYYSSNWEEENAYKFSWMAGTGIDIPVATQIGLDFNVRYLPIKFGDKLVTIDNYDALTVTAGVKYLFLPQDQ; this is encoded by the coding sequence TTGCTCAGGATTTTAATCACCACCTTGTTTATCGGCTTAATTCTGGCCACCTCGGTTGCATCCGAGGAATCGGATAGTTTCCTCCAGTCGCACCAGGCAGGTGCTCGCGTCGGGGCCTGGATCAACCTGGGCGACAGCCCGCCGGAATCCGGGATTATTACCGTTAACGATGTAGCCACGGGTTCATACGAAACGAACATCAATGACGGCGCTGCTTATTTCGAGGCATTTTACGGTCATCGCTTAAGCCGTCACTGGATGATCGAGGCCGCTCTCGGTGTCGTCAACCGTGGATCTGTGACTCTGGGTGAGACCGATGGTGCGACCGATATCGGCAACCTGTCGATTTACGACCTGCAGGCTTCAGCCAAGTATTACCCAATTCGTATAGGGGCTCGTATTCACCCTTATGTACAGTTGGGGGGTACTTTCATCGTGGGACGCCGGGCGGTGCAATTCACCAATTCCAGCTATTACAGCTCGAACTGGGAAGAGGAGAATGCTTACAAGTTCAGTTGGATGGCCGGCACCGGAATCGATATACCGGTAGCTACCCAGATCGGTTTGGATTTTAACGTCAGGTATCTGCCAATCAAGTTCGGAGATAAATTAGTCACTATAGATAATTATGATGCGCTCACGGTTACGGCGGGAGTGAAATACTTATTCCTTCCGCAGGACCAATAA
- the gap gene encoding type I glyceraldehyde-3-phosphate dehydrogenase: MKVGINGFGRIGRLVFRAARNRNIEFVGINDITDAKTLAHLLKYDSVHGKYPGEVGYSGNDLIVDGKTIPITAERDPSKLPWKERGADIVLECTGLFRTKDEALKHMQAGAKKVLISAPAKGHDGTFIPSINCKGYDKTKHHVISIGSCTTNCLAPVAKVLLDNFGIVKGFMTTIHSYTGDQRILDAPHKDLRRARSAALSMIPTTTGAAKAISQVLPALEGKMDGCAIRVPTPDASIVDLAVILEKEATVDQINAAMKKAAEGPLSKALEYCEDPIVSTDIIGNAHGSVFDADMTAVQGNLVKVFSWYDNEWGFSNRMCDMIEIML, from the coding sequence ATGAAAGTTGGAATCAATGGATTTGGACGAATCGGGCGCCTGGTGTTTCGTGCTGCTCGGAATCGGAATATCGAATTCGTCGGAATCAACGACATTACCGACGCCAAGACGCTGGCTCATTTGCTGAAGTACGACTCGGTCCACGGCAAGTATCCGGGTGAAGTCGGCTACAGCGGCAACGACCTGATCGTCGACGGCAAGACTATTCCGATAACCGCCGAACGCGACCCCAGCAAACTGCCGTGGAAAGAGCGCGGGGCTGATATCGTGCTCGAATGCACCGGTCTGTTCCGGACCAAGGATGAAGCCCTGAAACACATGCAGGCGGGCGCTAAAAAGGTCCTTATCTCGGCACCGGCCAAGGGGCACGACGGTACTTTTATTCCCAGCATTAACTGCAAGGGTTACGACAAAACCAAACATCATGTGATTTCGATCGGTTCGTGCACTACGAACTGCCTCGCTCCGGTGGCCAAGGTTCTGCTGGACAATTTCGGTATCGTTAAGGGATTCATGACCACGATTCACTCTTACACCGGCGACCAGAGAATTCTGGATGCTCCGCACAAGGATCTCCGTCGCGCTCGTTCGGCGGCCTTGTCGATGATTCCGACCACCACCGGCGCCGCCAAAGCGATCTCACAGGTGTTGCCGGCTCTCGAAGGCAAGATGGACGGTTGCGCCATTCGCGTTCCCACCCCGGATGCCTCGATAGTCGATCTGGCAGTTATTCTCGAAAAGGAAGCGACCGTTGACCAGATCAACGCTGCCATGAAGAAAGCCGCTGAGGGACCGCTGTCCAAGGCGCTGGAATACTGTGAAGACCCGATCGTCTCGACCGACATCATCGGCAATGCACACGGCTCGGTATTCGACGCCGATATGACTGCCGTCCAGGGGAATCTGGTCAAAGTCTTCAGTTGGTACGATAACGAATGGGGCTTCTCGAATCGCATGTGCGATATGATCGAGATCATGCTCTAA
- the secG gene encoding preprotein translocase subunit SecG: MFIAWVVFHVIVCIALVLVVLMQASKGEGLAGSAFGGGGLSGAVFGGRGAATFLQKATTYLAVVFFVNCIALALLSSHRSGGAAQAESAESVVTQQAQAEREEAIARQQQQQQAAGDTTGGNPLMQVTPTGDTAGN, translated from the coding sequence TTGTTCATTGCCTGGGTTGTCTTTCACGTGATAGTCTGCATCGCGCTGGTTCTGGTGGTGCTTATGCAGGCCAGTAAGGGCGAAGGTCTGGCTGGATCCGCTTTTGGCGGTGGCGGCCTTTCCGGAGCCGTATTCGGAGGTCGCGGTGCTGCCACGTTCCTGCAGAAGGCTACCACTTACCTCGCGGTAGTGTTCTTCGTCAACTGTATCGCTCTGGCTCTTCTCTCGTCTCACCGCTCGGGCGGCGCGGCCCAGGCCGAATCGGCTGAATCCGTTGTCACTCAGCAGGCACAAGCAGAGCGGGAAGAAGCTATCGCTCGCCAGCAGCAACAGCAGCAGGCAGCCGGTGATACCACCGGTGGCAATCCGCTTATGCAGGTTACGCCGACCGGAGACACCGCAGGCAACTAA
- a CDS encoding retropepsin-like aspartic protease, protein MRLLVTFLLLTTVSGVSGFDLDSLLIQSVGGSEAYQRIVRMKSAYSEGDLLLNGTPGTFVSIQAPPDLTYSRLQLGSLVMTEGYDGQVGWTADLAGNPVIMSDVQTMESLRNAYIPSYSYLVEGWIPGGKEYRGIIQSYDQQLHEVAFYPLHQDTIIAHFDTETGRMTDYQVTLDDLAATITLGDYQQVDGVWMPFYSRLEAEGGTLAIEQRARVCEFDRELAPGQFSPPTTVYQAGFPEGQTSITAAIDYRAGHIKLQASVNGQKKGWFLLDTGAGATIIDAEFAADLNLPSAGSLPAKGATAYEQIEFVKIDSLLVGDLVLRDVKTGISDLEPLRIHGPGDVRFGGVIGYDFISQFPIMIDYGRQLLTIYNPDKFIAPDSGYPIPFQFYSRVPIVKGELLGIPTELLIDLGNPFGLILHRPFVEKNNLTRRLSDISEADKTFGGIGGSTQVRTAYVASFKMGDILLTSIRAILPEEGEGVVESEMLGGNVGNLILDNFRVLFDYKDQKMILYASEKPVESQNNTEATE, encoded by the coding sequence ATGCGTTTGTTGGTGACTTTTTTACTGTTGACGACCGTAAGCGGCGTCAGCGGATTCGATCTCGATTCATTGTTGATCCAGTCGGTTGGCGGTTCGGAGGCATATCAGCGAATAGTCCGGATGAAATCGGCCTATTCCGAAGGCGACCTGCTGCTTAACGGCACCCCGGGGACTTTCGTATCGATTCAGGCTCCTCCGGATCTGACGTACAGTCGCTTACAACTGGGCTCTCTGGTCATGACGGAAGGTTACGACGGTCAGGTTGGGTGGACCGCCGACCTGGCGGGGAATCCGGTTATAATGAGCGACGTTCAAACCATGGAATCCTTGAGAAACGCGTATATCCCCTCTTATTCATACCTGGTAGAGGGCTGGATTCCAGGCGGCAAGGAATATCGGGGCATCATCCAGAGTTATGATCAACAATTACACGAGGTAGCGTTTTATCCGCTGCACCAGGATACTATCATCGCTCATTTCGATACCGAAACCGGCCGCATGACCGACTATCAGGTTACTTTAGACGATCTGGCGGCCACCATCACCCTTGGTGATTATCAGCAGGTCGACGGTGTCTGGATGCCGTTTTATTCACGGCTGGAAGCTGAAGGGGGAACGCTGGCAATCGAACAGCGAGCACGTGTATGTGAGTTTGACCGGGAACTGGCGCCGGGGCAATTCAGTCCTCCGACAACCGTCTATCAAGCAGGATTTCCCGAAGGTCAAACCTCAATAACAGCGGCCATCGATTACCGCGCCGGTCATATCAAACTGCAGGCTTCGGTCAACGGTCAAAAGAAGGGCTGGTTTCTTTTGGATACCGGCGCCGGGGCGACAATTATCGACGCCGAGTTTGCCGCCGATTTGAACCTGCCGTCGGCCGGTTCACTCCCGGCTAAGGGAGCCACAGCCTACGAACAGATAGAGTTCGTAAAAATCGATTCGTTACTGGTGGGCGACCTGGTTTTACGCGATGTTAAAACCGGCATATCCGACCTCGAACCGTTGCGAATTCATGGCCCCGGAGATGTCCGTTTCGGCGGTGTTATCGGTTACGATTTTATCAGTCAGTTCCCGATAATGATCGACTATGGCCGACAACTTCTGACAATTTACAATCCGGACAAATTTATCGCCCCGGACAGCGGTTACCCTATCCCCTTTCAGTTCTATTCCCGAGTGCCGATCGTCAAAGGAGAACTGCTGGGAATTCCGACGGAACTGCTGATTGACCTGGGAAATCCGTTTGGCTTGATTCTGCACCGGCCATTCGTAGAGAAGAACAACCTGACCCGGCGCCTCAGCGATATATCCGAAGCAGACAAGACTTTCGGAGGAATAGGCGGCAGCACCCAGGTCAGGACAGCTTATGTCGCTTCGTTCAAAATGGGTGATATCCTGCTGACCTCGATTAGAGCTATTTTACCCGAGGAAGGCGAAGGGGTGGTAGAGTCGGAAATGCTGGGGGGCAACGTCGGTAATCTCATCCTGGATAACTTCAGGGTGCTTTTCGACTACAAAGACCAGAAGATGATTCTCTATGCCTCCGAAAAACCGGTGGAATCACAAAATAACACGGAAGCAACAGAATAA
- a CDS encoding phosphoglycerate kinase: MNKVTVADINFRDRKVLVRVDFNVPLDDRQNITDDRRIRAALPTLKKILGDGGIVIACSHLGRPKGKFVPEMSLAPVAKRLSELLGQAVLFAEDCIGPEASNLVGKMTSGQIVLLENLRFHAEETANDQEFARKLASLADIYVNDAFGSAHRAHASTEGVTRYFNQSVAGYLMEKEIMYLGNALNNPTRPFAAILGGAKISGKIDVIENLMDKVDLLLIGGGMMFTFAKAMGYEIGGSLLEEDKVDLARELIARFKNARARLVFPVDTVIASEISDDAVVSTVPIDKIPADKKGLDIGPETIKLFSKELAEAKTIVWNGPMGVFEHKPFAEGTLAIARLLARLTEKGAVTVVGGGDSAAAVGQAGLDGKLTHISTGGGASLEFLEGKDLPGVVALTDHPVVETH, from the coding sequence ATGAATAAGGTAACCGTCGCCGACATCAATTTCCGGGACCGCAAGGTTCTGGTGCGGGTCGATTTTAACGTCCCGCTCGATGATCGGCAAAATATAACGGACGACCGTCGCATCCGCGCTGCCCTGCCGACGCTGAAAAAGATTCTCGGTGACGGCGGCATCGTGATCGCCTGCTCTCATCTGGGACGCCCCAAGGGGAAGTTCGTTCCCGAGATGTCGCTGGCGCCGGTGGCGAAACGGTTGTCGGAGCTGCTGGGTCAGGCAGTCCTCTTTGCCGAGGACTGCATTGGCCCGGAGGCTTCCAACCTGGTCGGCAAGATGACCTCGGGACAGATTGTTCTGCTCGAGAATCTTCGTTTCCACGCCGAGGAAACCGCCAACGATCAGGAATTCGCCCGCAAGCTCGCTTCGCTGGCGGATATTTATGTCAATGACGCCTTCGGCAGCGCTCACCGGGCACACGCCTCGACTGAGGGAGTGACCCGTTATTTTAACCAGTCGGTAGCCGGTTATTTGATGGAAAAAGAGATCATGTATCTCGGCAACGCCCTCAATAATCCCACTCGTCCGTTCGCGGCGATTCTGGGCGGCGCGAAAATCTCCGGCAAGATCGACGTGATCGAGAACCTGATGGATAAGGTCGACCTGCTGTTGATCGGCGGCGGCATGATGTTCACTTTCGCCAAGGCGATGGGCTATGAAATCGGCGGATCGCTGCTCGAAGAAGACAAGGTGGACCTGGCTCGGGAGTTGATCGCTCGTTTCAAGAACGCCCGCGCCAGGCTGGTCTTCCCGGTCGATACCGTGATCGCGTCGGAAATCAGCGATGATGCCGTTGTTTCGACGGTTCCGATCGACAAGATTCCGGCTGACAAAAAAGGTCTCGATATCGGTCCGGAAACGATCAAGCTGTTCTCAAAAGAACTGGCTGAAGCGAAAACGATCGTTTGGAACGGCCCGATGGGTGTGTTCGAGCACAAACCGTTCGCCGAAGGAACTCTGGCGATTGCCCGGTTGCTGGCCAGGCTGACCGAAAAGGGAGCGGTGACGGTGGTCGGCGGTGGAGACTCCGCAGCAGCGGTCGGACAGGCCGGTCTCGACGGCAAACTGACTCACATTTCCACCGGCGGCGGGGCTTCTCTTGAGTTCCTCGAGGGAAAGGACCTTCCGGGCGTGGTAGCTCTGACCGATCATCCAGTAGTGGAGACTCATTGA
- the tpiA gene encoding triose-phosphate isomerase yields MRQVIIAGNWKMNGTIAETETLLKGLLGGDSKNEHAQVLVCPPFTALYRAGEMLKGSHIALGGQDMSAHEKGAFTGEISASMLLTVGCRYVILGHSERRQYHAETDQQVNAKAQAALAAGLVPIICIGETLEERENGDTEKVIRTQLEGCLSGFTAEMLKKSVVAYEPVWAIGTGKTASPEQAQEVHRFVRAHIAQMDSEAAEMLPILYGGSMKPSNAKELIGQPDVDGGLIGGAALKAEDFIGIIRAV; encoded by the coding sequence ATGCGCCAGGTTATCATTGCCGGAAACTGGAAAATGAACGGGACTATCGCCGAGACCGAAACTCTCCTGAAGGGATTGCTCGGCGGAGATTCCAAGAACGAACACGCTCAGGTGCTGGTTTGCCCTCCGTTCACCGCTCTGTACCGAGCGGGAGAAATGCTCAAGGGAAGCCATATTGCCCTGGGCGGGCAGGATATGTCGGCTCATGAGAAGGGGGCATTTACTGGAGAAATCTCCGCTTCGATGCTCTTGACAGTGGGATGCCGATATGTTATACTGGGCCACTCTGAGAGAAGGCAGTACCATGCTGAGACTGATCAGCAGGTCAACGCCAAGGCCCAAGCGGCTTTAGCCGCGGGTCTGGTCCCGATTATCTGTATCGGCGAAACACTCGAAGAACGAGAAAACGGCGATACCGAGAAAGTGATCAGGACTCAGCTTGAGGGATGTCTCTCGGGGTTTACGGCCGAGATGCTCAAAAAATCGGTAGTTGCTTACGAACCGGTTTGGGCAATCGGCACCGGTAAGACGGCCTCGCCTGAGCAGGCCCAGGAAGTGCATCGATTCGTACGGGCACATATCGCGCAGATGGATTCGGAAGCTGCCGAAATGTTGCCCATTTTGTACGGCGGTTCGATGAAGCCTTCCAACGCCAAAGAGTTGATCGGCCAGCCTGATGTTGACGGCGGCTTGATCGGCGGCGCAGCGCTCAAGGCTGAGGATTTTATCGGGATAATTAGAGCTGTTTAA
- a CDS encoding VTT domain-containing protein, whose product MSIQTKTSEQTIEAVGPITESKRPEWLGGAILTAVIVVPSLAMVILFNDDIEAFGLSLMQRYGQNWLDLILLVISAISCSPLVLPVWGYVIAGVSMGYNVFHLALVMAIGSAFGSLVTYLVGRYFAERQWVKNKFPNLLDNKWTIGRSRLYVALAIFLGTSSPIPCDILYAAAGAKQFPAGLFYLTTFAGRLVRYIYMGLGTSYAIGLF is encoded by the coding sequence ATGAGCATACAGACCAAAACAAGCGAACAGACCATCGAAGCCGTCGGGCCTATAACAGAATCCAAGCGCCCCGAATGGCTCGGAGGTGCAATTTTAACGGCTGTCATTGTGGTTCCTTCCCTTGCTATGGTTATTCTGTTCAACGATGATATCGAAGCGTTCGGTCTTTCGCTAATGCAGCGCTACGGCCAGAACTGGCTGGATTTGATCTTGCTGGTGATCTCGGCGATTTCATGTTCTCCCCTGGTGTTACCGGTTTGGGGTTATGTCATTGCCGGGGTATCTATGGGTTATAATGTTTTCCACCTGGCCCTGGTTATGGCAATTGGTTCCGCATTCGGCTCACTCGTGACCTATCTGGTCGGCAGGTATTTTGCGGAACGCCAATGGGTTAAAAATAAATTTCCCAACCTCCTCGACAATAAATGGACAATCGGCCGCTCCCGCCTTTATGTCGCATTGGCGATTTTTCTCGGGACCTCCTCCCCTATTCCGTGTGATATTCTCTATGCCGCGGCGGGGGCCAAGCAGTTCCCGGCAGGGTTATTTTATCTGACCACCTTCGCCGGACGGCTGGTGCGCTACATCTATATGGGGCTGGGCACTAGTTATGCCATAGGCCTGTTTTGA